CCACCCTGTCGACACCACGAAACCACCACACTTGAGTCTTGTCACCTGTAACTTATTCATATAAATTCATGTTAGAGAAATCCATGCACACTTTAGAGAATGTCGGGTGATGATCGGAGAATTCCATGCATAATAAGTAAAAGTAGGACCTGGATGAGTAGAAGAGgcaaatttttaatatcttcGGATTCTGCAACATCACACATAAATGCCTTAGAGTATATGAATGAAGGTTGAAGATCATCACCAAACTGATCTAGTGTTACGTCAGCGTCAGCCTCAATGAACATGACACCCTCTCCTGTGCAATCCACCATTAATTTGTGGCCACGACCCTCCCTAAGCCTACCTGCAAATGGGTAATAGAAAACAAGTGCTTGTGCCAGTGCCTGCCGAATCACTCTTACTGGGTCTTTATTGGCCATTGATGATTCATTCTGATAGATTTGTATTATTGAATAATGAAAACGAAGGTAGTTTTGATCATCTATTTCAGACAGTAGTTTAGTTTCATCGGGAGTGTGTATTGAAGGAGTCACTAGCTCAGGTTTGCATTTATGCATAGTAAACGGTGGACAGGAAGATGATGAAGCCATGTTATCGATCTGAAGATGTTATTCTCGTTTAGGAAGGAACAAAACCTGTTCTTATTAATGATgtgttttaaaacatttttgtatCTTACACTTGTCTAAAATTTGTGTGAAAgttacatgaaaataactgtatATTGATTAGCGGTTGATGTCGAAGCTATGATCGTGGATCGGAGCAAGAACGGCTCGACTTTATGAAGGGTTGCTTCTTTAATATCagcaaattcaattttataaatataactgTTTCCAAAAATACATGAAGTTTGGTTTTAAGTTTCAGACGAGGCTAAGCAGTTTGACGTTATGAAGGATACTGCATTACAAAATTTCCATGCCAAAACTTAAAGTTTTaggaaaaatttcttttaacaactttttgacaacgtatacgtgacagtttgtgattgatccgttttaaatattttttaaatataaattcaaatagatcaataaaacgatgacacgtgtcccgttgtaaaaaaatattgtcaaaatatcattgtccaaagTTTTAATGGGTTGTTCGATGTATTTTAAGGTTAGCATTCATATCTTACATGAAACAAATACTTTTAGAActaattatattgatattttggttacatgttttagttttttatttttcaaaattaaattgttaacattttcttatcaataataaataatatattaattatagaataTAAGTAATGGAGTCCTCAAActcttttacattaaatattattaagatatttatttgGTGAAAAACATTACacttaaaattaagattaactCGTAAAGTTTTATGATTTCACACagtattttcttaattaaactaatattactAAATTGATAATATcacttgaaattttttttattgtaattaataattaatttcaaattttcaaaatgtatattaataataaaaaaatcatatatcttaatctataaattttgttttatattcatttaatttattttttattatttataacttcAAAATGTAAGAAGCTAGTAaaacttaacaaattatttGTCTTAAAATATGTgactaatatatttatattattattatatatgtttagaaatatatattatatatgcattGATATTGAACCAATGATAAGTGCAAAATTATGTCctcatttaattaatatttgtgactaatttaaatactaaattataacataatttggtatttcaaaatttattattttcataagcTATTAACAAACGATAAGGTAGACGTGATTAAACTAGGACTCCTAGTTTTAGTTTGGTTTTGGTCAATATTCTAGAATATAAACCAAAATTCTCTTAATTACATAGAAACTatataaacatgaaaaagaaatggaagTAGGTTGGTTTTAGTTTCGAAGCATGTCACATAACTCGTGTTCAAACCTTTCCATGGCTTCGGCAGGCAACCAAATTGGTATAACTACACCTTCTTCTCCATTTGCATTCTCATGCGATGTCAGATATATTACTGCAGGAAATGCTCCAGCTCCAGCTTTGGCTATTCCACCATACAATGCTTTACCCCAACCAAAATCAATTTCTCTGAAACTAAAACGTCTCAAATCGGACACAATGAAAGATCTCACCGCTGTGAAAGAGCACCGTCCCTTAGACACCAATAGATCCGCAACAGAATGTACGTATTCTTCTGTCACCTCACCCTTcactttatttatcaaattcaCAGCATACCCAAATGGATTTTCACAAAGCTTCCCTGCAGTGGTAACTGTTGCAGGGTATGCAATAGCATTGCCGTAGTACCCAACTGGTAAAGGAGGATTCAACCTTGCACGTGCATTCACTATCACCATCATGCGAACATCCTCGTCTGCCTCTATCTGCAATGCTTTTGTACGACAGCGCCAGAAGCATGCCGTGATGAGATCAAACGTTGTGCAGTGCTGAAGGTGGGGTGGAACCAAGCCACGTATAGTAGCTATTTGGGAAGGTCCAAAGAAGAACGATCGAAGCACCATGTCATGTTGGTTTGATGTGACGGCTCCATTGACTGTGTCTGGGACATGTTCGTATTCGCGATGGTTGCATGTAATACGAGGTGGATGTCTTGCCATCAGGAGTTCCCTACACCACACAGGTGGAATGGAAGGTTTGGTTGCACAACGAGCCATTTCAGTCCACGTCCTCATGAATTGTGAAAGACCAGCTCCGTCACACATGGTGTGGTTGAAGCAGAAAGCCAAGATGAAACCACCGCATCTAAGACGTGTCACCTGTGATTTCATCAGTTCATTTCCGACATCAAAGAACTATAGACACAGATAAATAGTTAGGAAGAACTCACATCAAAATTCCAATACCTGTACGATTAGAAGGGGAGTGTCAGTAATTTGTTGTGGGGCAGGAACATATAGAAGTTCATGGAAGCATGGGAATGGAGGCTGGAGAGAATCGCCGAACTGATCAAGCGTGACGTCTGCATCAGCCTCAATGAACATGGCACCTTCTCCAGTGCAATCCACCATCAATTTGCGGTGAGGCCCCTCTGTAAGCCTACCCGCAAATGGGTAATAGAAGACAAGTGTCTGTGACAGTGCTTGGCGAATGACTTGAACTGGGTCTTTCTCTGCCATTGATGCTCTCTTTCCATAAATTTGTATGAAGGGAATGTGGAAACGCAAACCATCTTGATCATCAATGTCGGAAAGTGGCTTAACTTCTTGAGGAGTGGGAATAGCAGGAGGCACCAGCTGGGGTTGGCACCTTCGCACTGTAAACttcagagaagaagaagaagatgatgatgcgGCCATGAGAGTTATGAGAGAACAGATGAGAAATTAAGGAAATGGATTTGGGTTGAGTGAGTGTGTGAGTTGCTGGAAGTATGTTGTCGTTTATAAATAAAGGAATTGTGGTACTTTGACACGATACGGACAAAATCATTCATATAACACgcgtaaataataatattttaattataattatattatttttttaatttaaaatcataattatattattatattattaaacatagtgtcaaataaatgtGTATAGCGTGTTAAACTAACTTTTTCCTAAATAAAGTGATGCATAgacataaagaaagaaagaaaaattactctaatatgttaataatttttcttaataatttttttataattttttataataaaatatatcttatggttggttcatatatttaaaatagataattataaattatatagtataaaaaaatggttaaaaaaacattttttttaaaaatagtatgtttttaatttttgtgagtggtttgttttgaatattttttttgaaaatgaattgaaatagactaataaaataataaaatgtattggttgttaaaaaagttgttaaaatctCAAGTTCATGAATAAACGGAAAACACGTTTTCATGATAAGATGTGATTACAGTGGTGGACCCAAAGTATCCCACTGCCACCAGGTTAACCACAGACTCATCTAACGGAAGACCTTATCAAGTACTCGACGTTCTtcccaccaccaccacacaatcctttttatatcttttcattttttttaattccaaaaatattctatgattatatgagttttttattttttaattataatattgtttttaactagttgaaacattaaaatattatttttaatttaattaaaattgaaatttcacttCCCATTAAAACTTTGGAAGGAAAGAGTTCTATATTTTAAAGtgaagttttgaaaatttgtcatcaaataataataaaaatataatacaaaaaactTAACATAGCACATGATGTTTTTGTCCATTTTTTGAGGTGCACCTTAAAGCTACACCTTTAGAAGCTAACTGATACGCGTGCATCATAGTTATTCATCTTCATAAATAGCTAATAGAATCAATTTCGAGAAAGTATGTGTCTCAAATGTTCAAAATATTAACAGTGAAAAGCATTATAATCTCGAAGTTATGTTCTTGCCTTCTTTACTTTTCTAATAatcattaaagttaaaaaaagaaacgatAATGATtgttagacaatatttttttacaatatttataatatttgatcaTTATTTACATGTTATTATGTAATTGGTTTATggtaatatttatgatatttaaattaaacgtaaatgatgttcaaatattgtaaaaaagtgttgtccaaatatcattatccaaacagaaaataataatgtCAGCTTCTTGtgttaaaatattcaacaatattTATTCTGTCTAATTACACACTTTTCATAAGTATTCTCAAAATGACTTCAGCCAATTTTTTTCTCGTTCAACATTAATTCTCTCACATTTACTTGTTCTGCACACTTTCCCTCATTTCTTTATATccttattcaaataaaaataggtTAAGTAGCTTGGTAAATTCTGGTAAATTAATTTCTGTTTTTCATGTTTATTCCTGTCattatttttggcttttattttttgttttttaaagaaaaataatttttttagaactaTTTAACAACCCTCTTTTatagataatataattattaataaagtattttttatattcttaaatgaaaaaagagattgaaagataaaataagtgtaaaaattttaaagtgaCAAAATAACACAAAGTTTTGTATATTCTAATGTGGTCAATGTTAACATGATACATCATGCCCTTTGGAGTGTATGTACCACTTTAGTAACTGAACATTctttctaaaacaaaattacagggaaaatattgaaacataaataGTTCGAAACTTACATGaagtctgaaaaaaaaaatcatttgagaAACTTTTCTCGAGTTCAATTTACTGTATTTCCCataacaaacttaaattttcTTCAAGCCTTTCCATACTCTAAGACATTAGTAAACTAAAGTTATCGTTTCATAAGCTATTAACAAAGAGTTCAAATTCTCTATTAGTATTTTAGTATAGTCTTTTGttgagtattaaaatatcaaaatcaatcgAATTTCGGTTGAAACTAACTTGACTGAGTTTTAACTTTGcttaatttgattgaatttgattgtgacTGACTTGATCGAATTTGATTGATTTTCGACCGAGACTATCTCGGCTATTAATGGTTGTTTAGACGAATTCGATTGATTTTTCAACTATTGCTAACACGGTTAAATTCAACCAATTTCGTTTGGAATCAATTTGATAAAACTTTTTGGTTGTGACCATTTGACTGAATTCGATCGATTTTCAGTCAGAATCAACATGAAGGAATTTCAACTATAACCGTTCCAATCAAATTTAACCGACTTTCGACAAAGACCGACTCAACTAAATCAACTTAATTGAgttttgtttatgattattCCAACTTAATTAGGacgattttaattaaataacatattactTGGGatgaaaactatttaattttgaaaaatgaaatccaccatgacaattttataaaaacagaaaaccaTGTTTTCAATATCATAAACTAAATAAAGTGGATttttaagtgtattttttatACCATAAATTACTCTAttccacattttttttaactttttttataatcatagtATGgtgaaaatctcattttatttcttcaatATTGCAATTAAATAATGTGAGATTGATAACCACGCCCAACTGCAAAcaataaaaaccataaaaaatacGGTAAAGggaaattcaaaatgaaatacTGCTCCGTTTAGAATCACACATTTTCTTCTTAGCCACCAATGCACTATGCACAACTCTTTATTCTGTCACaattttagttcaaattttacatttaaaactACACCATTATACTAAAGAAAAAAgtcattttaacaatattatttttaacaatttttttacaa
Above is a genomic segment from Vigna radiata var. radiata cultivar VC1973A chromosome 10, Vradiata_ver6, whole genome shotgun sequence containing:
- the LOC106775223 gene encoding benzyl alcohol O-benzoyltransferase, giving the protein MAASSSSSSSLKFTVRRCQPQLVPPAIPTPQEVKPLSDIDDQDGLRFHIPFIQIYGKRASMAEKDPVQVIRQALSQTLVFYYPFAGRLTEGPHRKLMVDCTGEGAMFIEADADVTLDQFGDSLQPPFPCFHELLYVPAPQQITDTPLLIVQVTRLRCGGFILAFCFNHTMCDGAGLSQFMRTWTEMARCATKPSIPPVWCRELLMARHPPRITCNHREYEHVPDTVNGAVTSNQHDMVLRSFFFGPSQIATIRGLVPPHLQHCTTFDLITACFWRCRTKALQIEADEDVRMMVIVNARARLNPPLPVGYYGNAIAYPATVTTAGKLCENPFGYAVNLINKVKGEVTEEYVHSVADLLVSKGRCSFTAVRSFIVSDLRRFSFREIDFGWGKALYGGIAKAGAGAFPAVIYLTSHENANGEEGVVIPIWLPAEAMERFEHELCDMLRN